The sequence TTTCCAACCATACACAGAAACACgtggagtttgctaaactctactgggactttagctgaaactgtgtgctttggtcagatgggaCTAAGATCGGGTGGGTTTGATGTGAAACAAAGGATACATATGTaggaaagcatcttatgctcaCTGAGAAGCATGGTgggggatctgtgatgctgtgggcctgtttccctTCCAAAGGATCTAGGACCATGTTAAAGTGTGAGGTATTATGAATGGGTTGCCATTGGGTCATATAGCAACTGAACCCTCATTAAAGGGGTTTGACCACCTGAAACATACAGGTAAAAATTGAACATACTCTTCGCATGGCAGGCCTGAAGCTGTGTGCCAGCTTGCGCAGTGAACAGAGGTCTTGCTGAAAGCCCTGAAGTTCTGGTGGAGATGCTTGATGAAGGCTGGCAGGACCATTGGTGCCCACCAACCCTGATCCTGCAGGACATGTCCCATGCTGCTGCAAACGCCAGATGTTGGTCCTCAAAACCAGCAGGAGATCGCACACCATCAACTCGACGACCTGTAGAAATATCAAAGCGTTTGGTTGAGGTACGTAAATATGATTCATTTTTGGGTCATAGAGAAAGTCACGGAAATGTGATATTTGTGTAGCGTTCAGCGATAACTAAAATAGTGTATATCTTTACATCTGGATGATTCTAGCCATTTTACCTTTCACATGTagactgaaagaaaaaaggCCCTACAGAGATTTTGTGAAGCAGAACCAAAACCTCTTTTCATCCAGCCCGTATGTGTCCTGATGTTCGTGGCCCAGCTCTGTGTTGCACTGCAGGTACATTGCACTCTTAGGAGACATACATGCAATGCAACTACAATGCACTGCAGCCCTGGCCATAGACATACACACATACCACACCAACACACTTTGAGCTGCCAACCCACCGGAATCACCATCTGCTGAAAGCCACAGGGTAGGACACTGCAGTGTCCCACAGAGGAACCGCTGCAGGGGGAATCTGGAGATCTGACGTCAGGTAAACCCTGTGGCTTTGTGTTGTGCATAACTTGGGAAGTGTGCAAGTAATAtcctaaatgttttggttttctttagctTTTTTGGTATTATACTgacaccttttaaaaaaaaatatcctcCCTGAAATATTCATTTGACTCATGCGTACCTTGTCTAAGCTGGAGCTGTGGCAGTGTGGTCCCAGGTTGAGGCTGTCTCGGAGCAGGGCGCTGGCCTTGTCAGTGTGGCTCAGACTCAGCTGGCAGTTTTCTGGCTTGGAGAGCAGACCTCTGACTGCCCTGAATGTGTTAAGACAAGCTTTGGGCAGAAGACTCCTGCCAGAACCAGAAGCAAATCAGATAAAAGAAACAGGTTAAAGTGTATgactgtgattttatgtgtgtgtgtgtgtgtgtgtgtgtgtgtgtgtgtgtgcgtgcagtGAGCTTGGCAACAGACAGTCAAAGTTACATAGAACCTTCTTGAAACGGATGCGGGACTTACTCTGCATTCTGCAGACTGCGGGGCAGGTGCTCCACGGTTGGATAGAGCCTCTCTGCTGCAGCATCGTCTCCTTGAAGCCAGTTTATGATCACTATGGCAACCGAGGACCACCACTTGGAGTGGGGGTCGCTGCCTGGtgattggagaaaaaaaatgtaaaaaaaatgagaCACCCTCCCATAGACAGGCAATTATGCAAATATTTCAATCCCCCACtggcatttttcacattttacatgCATGATAATACACAAAGACAGCTGCTCTCTATATTCTGACCCCTGAATTAAGTCGACTCTCCCCTCTTGTAGAGTCCCACCATGCACCCACAGAAGATCTTTTAAAGAGGGTAATTTATTCAGCTGCACATTAGAAAACACAGACAGCAACCTGAGGCTCTGCCAAGAAAAGTTTCCGATTAAAACCCCTGCACAGTCtcgcttccctgcctcctttcAAGGTGATCACAGATTTGACAGTGCTGAAGATAAATGAAGCAATCCAGCATGCCTCCGTTTCACCGGGCCCCCATTTTGCTTAGATTAGAGAAGACAAAGGAAAGTGCTGTGGCGGTGAAAGCCGAATGGAAATCAGACCACTTGATTTCAAAAGAGTATAAATGGACTGTTATTTGATTTAGAATCATCATCAAGGTAATCACACAGCTGGGATGTAAACGCAGTGATGTAATAAGGAGTTCagataaaaaaacattctcCTTCTGTTGTGATTTTTAGTAATTTTATCATTTGTCTGGTTTATAAAATGTCTAATCTTATGCAAACACACTAATTCTAATGAATTTGTCAATTGCTTGTAAGCCTGTGCTGCTGCAGTAGAAtagttataataaatattatttctatTCCCATCatatttcatctgtttttgttaattataaaGATAGTTTTAAttacttatttaaatattattaataattaattaaaaatgcatGTAAGATCAGTTACATGTAAGAATTagtaaacaaataataactgtctaattatattttattgttattgctaCAACAAATTATTATAGAACTATTATTTAGAAAGAcatttttcattacttttttgtTACTAGTTTTATGGGATTAATACTATTTAAGATGAAagattgttttccatttttaaattattattattactattaatcttggtaaaaatgaccaaaataatgtcttgttttttaaaaataaatataaataatactaATTAataatcattaaatattaatattactacTATgatcaacaataataaaaataaaaagaggagagatatcaatattttcaaaaacatttaatcgACGCTTTATTTTTCTAACCATTATTTTAGTATTAACCTACCAGTCACAGTAGCCATGTTGGAGCAGATTGCGAATGACTGGGAGGCGGCACCGGCGGCATCTGATGCATTAATCAACAGCTGGAGGTACTCCAAGGCATCGGCGTACTCCCTGATAACAAAAACATACCAAAAGGTCAACAAGTTCTCCAACATTCTCATTTATTAAGACCTTTATAACCATCACTACTAGGAAACTCTTCCGGTTTATACTCGGGTCTTTAGGAAAACTCTAATGAACTATAGgccaaaaacaaagacattattGAAGGTCTTCGTGTTTTCTCACCCTTCAGCCTGGCTAGGATCCTTCTCTCCATGCGGCTGGGCAACACTATAAAGAGCCTTTTCAAGGAGGTGCTCTCTAAAAGCCTGAGTCACCTGGGCCAGAGGGTCCACTGTAAGAACATAAAACCATTTACATTACAGATCCAAAACGCCATTTTGGACAGCTTTCAGGTAGAGTAACCTAGGCTCTACAGATACTGTTTGCCTACCAGTGTTGCCTGCCTGACTGTAGATGCTTTCTTTAGGCGTGCTTCGAATGGCCCAGTCCCCGTCCACGAAGAAGCGGTGGCCGAGCGGGTGACAGAGCCACTGCATGGCCAGAGGCACGCAGCCGCTGGATGACAGGCATGCCTGACGGGCGCTGCTCAGGAACACACGCTGTCAGGAGAGAAGATGGAGCTTTGGTTTAACAAGGTTTGCTTGATTTCAGTCATTGAAGGAGTTGTGGAAGTATAAATAAAGACTTACAGAGGTAAAATGCAGGATTCTTGGCAGGCTGGCTTTGACTCGTAGAGCCGCAGAGACGTAGACCTCAGCCAGACAGGCGACAGGCAGGCATGAACCAGCACATTCTGCCAGGTTTACTGCACTTAAAGCCATGTGGACTGCTGATAGGTGGCTACCATTCAGCTTCCCTGTGTGTACAGACAGAAAAAGGTTTACAACAGCCATATTTTTCCAACTTGTGATGCagtaaacaaaagtaaaaataagtaAGGAGTCAAATCAAATTAACATAAGCTAAGTTGCAACTTTGTTATAACTGTTAATGTTAAATCTACCTGTCATGTGAAGCTGGTGCAGGCGGTGGTAAACCAATGCAGCGTCACGGCTGCTTTTGCACGCATCCTCCTGCAGGGGGCGATCGGCGCGCAGACCTCCGGCCCTCGCAGCAAGCCAGCGGCCAACCCAGAGGCGCTGAAGGCAGAATCTCAGCAGGGACCAGAGCGCTGCACAGGCCAGGTCCAACTGGGAGGTGGGCAGGGGGCGACCAAGCGCCTTCAGACAGGTCCACAGGTTGTGACTGGCCTGAGCAAAATCCCCCTGTGGAAAGGAATGAGTGATGGAAAAGCAGAGAGTAAGGCAAAAATGAACCTttgcaaattattattattaagtagataaataaaaagatgatcTTACTCTAGCAAGGTCCAGGTCGGCCTGTTTGCGGTGTCTCCAGAATAACACGGATGATCCTGAATGTGGACGGGTTACGGGCTCTCCATAAACCAACAATCGGATTAGAACTCCCAACACCAGAATGCCATTCAGCAGCCACACAAATATGGTTGGAAACATCCAATCCATCCAGCCCCAAGACTCAACTATGGACAGCACAAATACAGCTAATTATTGCCAAGACTAAGTCTATGCAACAGAGCAAGTagcaaaataaatcactttaGTGTGATATGCTGCGATAGGCACTGAACCAGTAGTTTTACCCGCAATATCTACACCCAGGACACTTCTTCCTGCATGGTGGGTGGTGATGTCCACAGTGTTTCCTGCAGAGGTGCTGCCGGGTGAGCAGAGCAAAGCCGCCAGCGGGTtgagggagaggaagaggaaggcAAAAGTGCACAACGCCATGCGGGAACGGTCCAGCATGCCTCCGACCGTGCCACCTGCTGTGGATTGGTCCAGCAAGCCCATTTGTGACTACAACAAAGGAAGATGTAGATAGAGACAGTTAGTGTCTATAATTTTAAAGCATTAACAGAAATGATGCAAATTGTTATTATGCAACTAAAAACATGGAAACTGTTGATTGCTTTTAGAGAAAATGGTGTTATGTGCGGCATAATCATCTGTTCCTTTAAACTTTACGTACAGATAAGTCTACTTCAACATTGATTTCATCGGTGCAAAACACTAATTTAATCAGCAAGAAGAGGATGAAGACCTTTCCTCTGGAAACTTTAACGATAACAATCTTGAACCataatttaaattgaaaaacTCATCATCCTCCAACAattaaaactgctgcagagcaaATAAAATGCTACACACCTTTGTGTCCTCTCCCATTGGACTGTCAGGCTCTGAGTCACTGCCACAGTGTGAGAACGAGGTCGGGGAGCCCACGTCAGAGGCAGGCGGGGTGGGCAGCTCGCTCTTCACTTCTGCCTGACTGTCCACCTCCATGGCAACCAGGTCTTTGAGAGACTCTTTAAGAGGCGGaagaaataaatgacaaaatgaacAGTCAGAGGGTTGATCCAGAGCACAGAAGGATTTAGCCTTGCTTAACAGCACGCTGCAGAACACAGACAGGATAAGGGTTTAAACTCGTACTGTTCTTCTGGGCTGCCATTTTCAGAGCCATGTTCTCCTGTTTGAGCTTCTGGTTGGTCTGCTGCAGGTAGCGGATGTAGTCGATTGCTTTTTTGAGCACTGCAGACTTGTTGAGCTACAGAAGAGGATAAATTTCACTACAAACATGTAATGAATGTAATAATAAAGATCAAATGTAACATCTACATCAGTCAGCCACCACATTATGACTAGTACCAAGAAAATACAAGATACTAGAGCATAAACATCCAATAATTTCATATACAGCTTAAAAACAAGAGTATAGAATAAACTGTTTCTAACCTTGGCTTCAGTGCCTGCTACAATATCTTTCAGCTCCAAAATTTTATCATTGATGGAGGAGCGATAACGCTTCTCGATGGCATTGTGAGCGGTGCGCTTCTCCCCCTTGTGCGGCTGGCCTAACGGCTTGCCAGGAAACGCGATGCGGTTGATGGGCAGCTTTTCGGTATCCACCATCACAGGCACGGTGGTCAGGATAGTGCCCCCACCCATAAAGGCCTAGAGATGGTCAGAGTTCAGCATTATATCTCATGTTTAAATTTCACAGTAATGTTTTGGCTTTGCCTGAACTAATTTCTTACCTGCAAGGAAGTGCTCTGTACTGCACTGGTGGTGGTGGCTAGAGATGTGGGAGAGGCCATAGTTGTGACCATACAGGATTCGGGCTTTAGGGTGGTGAGCAGCACTGACTCAGCCTTAATGAACTGaggctgcagcaggacctgacacacacacaaagaccaAAGAAGACCCGTAAATACTTGGCATTAAGCTCCTTCATCGGTACCGGGGCAATCAAGTAGCAGCTTCAGACACTTACAGGTACTTGCTGTACTTGGGTTGTGATAGTCTGAGCTGGAGGGCTTACTGAGGTGGCCAGGAGGGGGGAGGCAGTGGTCAGCCCTTGAAGTTGGGTCTGAATCGCCACTGGCTGAACGCTTGGAGGCGAGGACGACAAACTGGTGGCAGGAGAGCTCACACTGATGGGGCTGACAGCTTCAAGACAGTGACAACACAGATATATATTAGGCCCTTCTGTTAAGTTTTTATTCTGGGTTCCTGGAAAAGCTATTTTCAGAATGaataagaaattatttaatatgGTTATTTGCAGTAAATTTCCTTGCAACTGATACAAATGCAGTGCACCAGCACTGGTAATCATGCCAAGTCTAAACCTGGCAAaggttttgtaaaataaacaagTAGTGGATGGAAGCAGTTAAAAATCTCAAACTTTTACATCTTTAAGCCTGTTACAAAGTATTTTATCTCAACCTTTTTTCCATCAGCATAGTTCATTTTTTTAGACTTAAtcttttactttgctaaaaGACAATGAGTCTAGGAGTAAGGCTGTTTCtcaacaaaaaactaattgaTTTTAAGCTGTAGCTTTCtgaaaatatgtaattttatCATAAAAATTCTAGAACACTTTGCACAGCACTGGTATTTACTTATTTAGCAATCAGAACATCAATTTCTCTAAAAGGCTAACAGAGGCCAAATAAACTGACTGTTCCTTGATCTGGCTCAGACTTGTCCTATGTTGAAAGTGATAGTTAAATTTCAAAATCCTGATATCCTAGATAtcacaaaatgttaaagaaaagcaCTATGAAAGTAATTCAGACATGAACCAGAAATGTTCCTTTGCCACCAAGTTATTGGAACGGCTTCTGTGCTCAATGCATCGACATTTTTCAGCCCTTCtgccaatattttaattaaGCCTTCAATTCCATGACGAGCTTTGTTAATGAGTGTGTAGACTAACAGATAACCTTTCACCTatttataaattacatttaagaaACTTCGGTGAATCATCCCATACCTCTTTTTATCAGATATAACTAAGATAACCGCTGCATTTGCCAAGCCTTATCAGGGTCAGAGAGATTTGGCATGTGGTAATAAAAAATGGATTgcatccaataaaaaaaaaaaaatctcctcaTCATCTTTCAAACCGGTCTTCTAACCCAAGTGAACACTTCTGAATATCTAAATGTTATTTAGCCAAGTCCATCAGATATCAATTACTGTTGTTGCTTGATTACAGAAATGTCCAAAGGCTTCTTTGTTGTAAAGACTCTTTACATCTAATCTATTGATTGTGAGAGAGgacaacaaataaacaatattaaaatgtacaaaagtaTTAAATGGACATGAAAAAGGGGAAAACTGACAGCACTCGAGGAGCTTATTTAGTCTTATTAAGGAATTAAGCAGCTTTGCATTAAGTCATATTGAGCCATTAACATAGCAATTCATACTCACTCAAACAAGCCCATACTCAGACACTGATGACATGTTTCAAAAGTCACAGCCAGTTAAATGTTCCTGctggatttgtttttacttaatttACAACTATACAGCAAATCCAAACACCATGAATGTCAGTTCAAGATGGATATTATCTCTGgttcagataaaaagaaaagaacctGGAACTGCATTGAAAAATATCAGAAGAGCTTTTCTCCTGcagagcattttttttttttacaatttttacaatttttcctCTTCAACATGTTTGTCACACTACAGAGGACTTACCCGTGAAGGTACTTTGGCTCTTGAAGTTGCTCTGGACCAGAGATTGTGCCTGGGGCTGAGGTGGACTCTGGGGTGCTGGGGATGTGAAGAGTGTCTGTGTTGTGGTGCTGAAAGCTGGATTTGGTCCGGGCGAACCATGAGGTAATGCTGCCTGCGCAGGGGCAGACGGACTTATGGTCGATTGGGGCTGTTCCATCTGGGGCTGTGTGAGGTTCTGAGCCTGTGGGCTCGAGGACGGTTGCTGCCTCTGTGCAGAGCTGGGTACCTGAGCCAGGGGAGACTGCTGGAATGTAGGAGGCTGGAAGGCCTTGTCTGGGGTTGAGGAGCTACGGCTGATGGGCGGGCCCAACAGGGCATCTAAGTGGGGGTTACTGCTCAGGATGGAGGAAGTGGTGGTGGATGAAGGTGTGGGAGTGGTAGCTGGAGGAGAAGCAGAAGTTATGGTCTGGGACAAGCCATTGATCTCTTGGGTGGAAGGGCTCCCAGAAAAGGGAGTGGGATCAAAGAGTCCTCCAAACTCCATGTCCTGATTATTGATGAGCTGGAGCATGTCTGCAGAAACGAAGAAATCAAAAACATCAGGAATGTTATCCATAAACCAGAAATTAACTATAAAATTACTCCATTAAAAGATAAAGGAATCTGTTAAAATTTGAAATACATGTAACtataataaatatgtaaaaaaaaaaaaaaagtctaaaaggCCTCTGGAGTGTTTCTATGCTCTGTTCAGGATCAGTTCCAGAGTAGCTGTATTAACCAGGTTCTGAACATTAACAGAGACCCGTCATACCTTCGACCTGAACTTCCTAAACTGCTGCCATGAGGCAAATAGTACCGCAACATCAAAAGCAGAACCCATCAAACTGATGCACAGCCTTCTGCATCAAGCTGTTAAAACACCTAACTGAGGTGACACATATTGTACTGATCTCATATTTACCCGTTGTGTGCTTTatctatttgtgttttttttaaatcacacataATTTCTTTACACTGGTGTTTATTCTGAAAAATTTTCCTGTCTCATtttttctgttagtttataTACAATTAATagatctgaatgtgtttttttatataaaattgattttaaaaaatgacagtaAAGGAGAGAGATTATACAACAGTAGTTTCCTGCTCAAGGATTTCTAAAACATGTATTACTTTAAATTAGTAAGTATTATACCAGCATCATGCAGGGTGGTGGTAGCATATCAGTCTGGGGGTGGATGAGAACCTGGATGACTTGCAATTTTCTTTTGAGTCGTTTGTCATTATATAAAAGATAAATGCACTtcaataattaatattttaggCTTGTGTTAATAATGTTTTCATCACAATTCAGCTTACAAGGGATAATTTGCTTCATATTTTACTAATAAATAGTCAAGACCATTACTCTGACCACCGAAGGCAGCGCAGGTACCACTAGTTTTGAGAATCTAGACAAAGAAAGTGTCCGGTTCCGAGTGTATGTTGTGTCTGCTGTGCAACGCAGCAGCCTGAATTTGTAAAACCACTGTTGTGTATGAGGTGATCGCTCTTGACCAATCAGAGCGCAGCTTTCACACTTGCTATGCCGACTAGACCAAGGCAGCGAGAAGAGGGAGATGCTTTGGCTTCCAACGGAGGTTACCATCGTGCAGCGTCACCAGAGGGGTTACAGTCGGTCAAATTTAGGAAAGCACGGTCAAATACTCTTTACCCAGGTTCGCTTATCATGCTACACGTTGGCAATACTCATAAAACACACATCGATCAAGGGTGGATCATCATTGGGAAACAGAAAATCTTGCATTTTTGATAAAATGCACGTTTTTCCTCCTCACCGATATAGGGTTATAACACAAACCACGACACATATTGCAATTCACACGGATTTCAGCTAAAATACCAGGTGTGATAAcgcaaaatgttatattttattcGGACAAACAACTAAAATGTGTGTTAATTCGGTCAACGGAGGCAGCTGAACCCAGGAAGGAGGGATGAACGACAGTAACCTCTGTCTGCCAGGCACGCTGGGGGCGGGGCTCACTCACAACCGTTAGCAGCACATTAGCCTCGCTAGGTTAGCTAAATCACTAAATTAACAATACAATTAGcgctttttaaacattaaagttATAGCAACCACCTCTTACAGTAAAAATCTAATACAATGAATGATGCATTTGAAACCAAAGAGAAGCTTTTAGAAAAACCGAATGCTAAATGGCTAATGCTAGTTATGTCTCTGACTGAAAATATGCTATAAGCTGTTAAAGACATTTAATTTGTCTCTGCTGTATACAAGTTGTCTGACGTACAATACACATTAGAAAAAGACACATGCTGAACAAGAAAAGCCTATACAGTGTTTACTGTTGCAGCTCTTTAAACATGACTGACTTAACCAtcagtataaataaatatactgcTCCTTACCATCAATGTCGCTTAAGAGGGCCGTATCAATTTCACTGGGGTCATTTAGTGACAAAGTTGGATCCAGATCCAACGAAGGATCGTCAAAAGACAGGCGGTTCATCTTCACTCTCGTCTGATTCTCTGGACCACAGAGTTGGCTCGACGTGCTATCTGATCTCAGAAAGCTGGAGAATCCTTTATGCCTTACGTCCCTACATCTGATAAACTATCGGATCCCAAATCAGTCTAAGTCTTATCTAGGATGCGCTTAAACGTTTTTAGCGATATGTCAACTAGCTATACACACCAACCCCCCATGGTCGTCGCTGGGAAACTTGTCAAACCGAGTCAAACACTGAAGCTCATTCAGTACTAACAGAGGAACCCATACCACGCCTGAAGATGAACAGATGAGCCAGCCAATCACAGAGCCCGTACTAGATTCTCACGAATCTCaagtttgttttcattgttgaaCAAGCCGGTGAAACAGTGTAgagataatttttattattttgtctgACTGTACACGAGGCAGTATGGTTATGAACTTGTAATAATTCACACTGGCTCCAACATAATACTTGTTGATccttaaggaaaaaaataacagggcaatttacaattaaaaaataatatattttgtaCTGACATTAATTCTAATTTTcagtcaaataatattttacacatatttaaaaaatcataacTATGTTTTCAAGACATCAACATGTATTCGTTTATTGTGGGTCTGCCACCAACAACCAATCAAAATCATTGGTGGGAGGGAGCTGCTGGTAGTCAAGGTTGTTTGACTGGAGTCAGCACGTCCTCCTGTAGAACCAGCGAAATCGTCCAATGGCAAGCTCAGAATCGGAGTGGGGTGATCCGACGTCACAGCCCTGAATCTGAGCGATTACGTCATGTGCTGCCATCCCGCAGAATTAGAAGGGGGAACACTGAAATTAAACGAAGGCGttttgtcaaaacaaaaaaaacaaagccgtACTAAATAAAGTTGCTAAAACCTTataaatctaattaaaatatattcaaaatataaaattcagcAGAACCTAAAATGTATgtacttgtttaaaaaaaatctaaacacatTATTCATTTTTCTCAAAGTAAACATATgctaaaaaagattttaattaaaacaaaatctgttctATCAACAAATGAGTGCCTCTAAAACTGCATGGAAATAGGTATAGTCAATGACCTGCTGTAGCACTGTAAAGTTGAGTGGTTGAGTTGAATAACACTGAAACCCTTGATTGGGCCCCttcttgaaccgccaccttaacgtagtggaggggtttgagtgctcgaatgatcctagaggctatgttgtctggggcttaaatgcccctggaagggtctcccatggcaaacaggctctaggtgacgtcTAGATgttcgagaatccctcatgatgactacagaatcgaggcacgtgacgtcgcccggtacggcggagccggggtcccaccctggagccaggcctggagtcgggactcgtcggagagcgcctggtggccgggttgctccttgcgggacccggccgggcctaGCCCGAACGacagacgcgagaccatcccccagtgggcccaccacctgcagggggaaccgtgagggaccggtgcaaagaggattgggcggcggacgaaggtggagacctcggcggcccaatccccggatgcttaggctggctctagggacgtggaatgtcacctcgctgggggggaaggagcctgaactggtgcgggaggtcgagagatatcgactagaaatagttgggctcgcctccacgcacagcgtgggctctggaacccatctccttgagaggggctggactctcttttactctggagtggcccgcggggagaggtggcgggctggtgtgggtttgcttgttgccccccagctcagccgtctcgtgttgggatttaccccagtggatgagagggtcgcatctctgcgcctttgggttggggagaggtctctgactatcatttcggcctacgggccgagtggtagtgcggagtacccggccttcttggcgtccctgttgggggtgctggatagtgcccctcctggggactccattattctgctggggacttcaacgcccacgtgggaaacgacagtgacacctggagaggcgtgagtgggaggaatggcctccccgatctgaatccaagcggtgttttgttattggacttctgtgctagtcacggattgtccataatgaacaccatgttcaaacataagggtgtccatcagtgcacttggcaccaggataccctaggcaggagatcaatgatcgactttgttgtcgtatcatcagaccttcggccgcatgttttggacactcgggtgaagagaggggctgagctgtccactgatcaccacctggtggtgagttggatccgctggaggaggagaaagccagacagacttggcaggcccaagcgcatagtgagggtctgctgggaatgtctggcagagcccttggccagggatgtattcgggagagctttgaccagattccgagggatgttggagacatagagtccgaatggaccatgttttccaaatctattgtcgatgctgctgtccgtagctgcggccgtaagttctgcggtgcctgtcgcggcagcaatccccgaacccggtggtggacaccggcagtaagggacgctgtcaagctgaagaaggagtcctatcggctgtggttggcttgtgggactcctgaggcggctgacgggtaccgtggggccaagcgtgccgcggcccgggcggtggcagaggcaaaaactcggacctgggaggagttcggtgcggccatggagaaggactaccggttggccccgaagcaattctggcaaaccgtccggcgcctcaggagggggaagcagtgcttcgccaacactgtttaca is a genomic window of Girardinichthys multiradiatus isolate DD_20200921_A chromosome X, DD_fGirMul_XY1, whole genome shotgun sequence containing:
- the LOC124862694 gene encoding sterol regulatory element-binding protein 1-like: MNRLSFDDPSLDLDPTLSLNDPSEIDTALLSDIDDMLQLINNQDMEFGGLFDPTPFSGSPSTQEINGLSQTITSASPPATTPTPSSTTTSSILSSNPHLDALLGPPISRSSSTPDKAFQPPTFQQSPLAQVPSSAQRQQPSSSPQAQNLTQPQMEQPQSTISPSAPAQAALPHGSPGPNPAFSTTTQTLFTSPAPQSPPQPQAQSLVQSNFKSQSTFTAVSPISVSSPATSLSSSPPSVQPVAIQTQLQGLTTASPLLATSVSPPAQTITTQVQQVPVLLQPQFIKAESVLLTTLKPESCMVTTMASPTSLATTTSAVQSTSLQAFMGGGTILTTVPVMVDTEKLPINRIAFPGKPLGQPHKGEKRTAHNAIEKRYRSSINDKILELKDIVAGTEAKLNKSAVLKKAIDYIRYLQQTNQKLKQENMALKMAAQKNKSLKDLVAMEVDSQAEVKSELPTPPASDVGSPTSFSHCGSDSEPDSPMGEDTKSQMGLLDQSTAGGTVGGMLDRSRMALCTFAFLFLSLNPLAALLCSPGSTSAGNTVDITTHHAGRSVLGVDIAVESWGWMDWMFPTIFVWLLNGILVLGVLIRLLVYGEPVTRPHSGSSVLFWRHRKQADLDLARGDFAQASHNLWTCLKALGRPLPTSQLDLACAALWSLLRFCLQRLWVGRWLAARAGGLRADRPLQEDACKSSRDAALVYHRLHQLHMTGKLNGSHLSAVHMALSAVNLAECAGSCLPVACLAEVYVSAALRVKASLPRILHFTSRVFLSSARQACLSSSGCVPLAMQWLCHPLGHRFFVDGDWAIRSTPKESIYSQAGNTVDPLAQVTQAFREHLLEKALYSVAQPHGEKDPSQAEGEYADALEYLQLLINASDAAGAASQSFAICSNMATVTGSDPHSKWWSSVAIVIINWLQGDDAAAERLYPTVEHLPRSLQNAESLLPKACLNTFRAVRGLLSKPENCQLSLSHTDKASALLRDSLNLGPHCHSSSLDKVVELMVCDLLLVLRTNIWRLQQHGTCPAGSGLVGTNGPASLHQASPPELQGFQQDLCSLRKLAHSFRPAMRRLFLHEATARLMAGASPTRTHQLLDRSLRRRATPGAKTEECEARPGQREQAQAVMLACRYLPPSFLSAPGQRVGMLADAARTLEKLGDKRTLHDCQQMIIKLGSGTTVTSS